The window CATAGTTACCGGTCGAGTCGATCGAGATACACAACGGATCATCACCCTCGAAGACGTTAGCAACCGAGACGCTCTCCGGCGGACAGCCCGCTGCATGCTCATGCAGCGCGGACCAGCAGCCTAGGTCGTTCCACTCAAAATCCCCAGGAAGGCAGTAGATCTCCGCACCTTCCTCTCCCTTGGCCGAGCGCGGCTCCAGCACCGCATAGTCGATGCTGATGTTCTCGCACTGGGGATAAACCTCAGCAAAAACGCGGTCGAAATCCGCCTTCGACGTACGGTGCGCCTCGGCAATCTTTTCAAGTAGCGGCGCCATCGACGAACAGTGTTCGCGAATCGCATTCGCGAGCGTGCGCGCGCTCCAGAGAAAAATTCCGCCATTCCACGCATAATTCCCCGACGCGACAAACTGTTCTGCAACTTCGCTGTTTGGTTTCTCCGTAAAACGCTTCACGCGCCGCACAGCAACTTCAGGAACCGGTACATCCGAAGGCTTCACCGTAGCGCCCAACTCAATGTAACCGTAACCGGTCTCAGCCCGCGTAGGAGGAACGCCAAGCACAACGATCTTCTCACCGCTCGCAGCCAGCGCAATACCAGCGCGAATCACCTCCGCAAAGCGGGCCTTATTCTTCACCACATGATCAGAAGGAAAGATGCCAATGACAGTATCGGGTTCACTTTTCTCAAGCAGAAACGCAGCAAGAGCACACGCAGGAGCAGTGTTTCTCGCCGCAGGCTCACTCAGAATATGCGCACCCGGAACTTCAGGAAGCTGCTCCGCAATCAGGTCATGAAGGAGGCTATTGGTAATAACCCACACATGGTCAGCATCCACCACCGGCAAGAGCCGCTCCACCGTCTGCTGAATCATGGTGCGTTCACCATCGAGAGCCAACACCTGCTTGGCCCGCGTCTTCCGGCTTCGAGGCCAGAATCGAGTTCCGCTGCCGCCTGCAAGAATCACTGGAGCGAACTTCTGCTCCGTTCTACTTCCTTCAATGGGCATACGCCTCCGTCTTAATGGAAAGACCGCCCCGCGCATGCGCAAAGCGATCCACCCATAAGATCAACAGCTAACTCAACGTTGCGAAGTAGTCCCGCATCCGCTTCACGCCCTCATCAACAACATCGTGCGAGACGGCGTAAGACAGCCGAATGTGTTCCGCCGTGCCAAAGGCCTCACCTGGCACAACGACAACATGTGCTTCACTCAAAAGTTTCGCTGCCAGGTCCGATGCAGACTTGATCCCGCCTTTACCGATAAAGTTCTTCACATTGGGATACACGTAGAAGGCTCCCTGAGGCACCGTGCAGCTCAATCCCGGGATAGTCTTGAACCCTGCCAACGTCTGATCGCGCAGCTTGATGTAGTCGGCGCGCATCTCCGACACGCACTCCTGCGAACCGGTCAACGCCGCAATCGAAGCGCGCTGGACCATGCTCGCAGTATTCGAAGTACTCTGCGACTGCAATTTACTCATCGCCGCAATAATCGCCTTGGGCCCAAGCGCAAAACCTGCTCTCCAGCCGGTCATCGCATACGTCTTCGACAGCGACCCCAGCACAACAATGTGCTCCTTACAGTCAGTAAACGAGCCGCCACTGACAACCTCGCCCGTAAAGGTGAGGTAAACGTAGCATTCATCCAGCAGCACGTAGATCCCATGCTTATGTGCCAAACG is drawn from Edaphobacter lichenicola and contains these coding sequences:
- a CDS encoding mannose-1-phosphate guanylyltransferase, translated to MPIEGSRTEQKFAPVILAGGSGTRFWPRSRKTRAKQVLALDGERTMIQQTVERLLPVVDADHVWVITNSLLHDLIAEQLPEVPGAHILSEPAARNTAPACALAAFLLEKSEPDTVIGIFPSDHVVKNKARFAEVIRAGIALAASGEKIVVLGVPPTRAETGYGYIELGATVKPSDVPVPEVAVRRVKRFTEKPNSEVAEQFVASGNYAWNGGIFLWSARTLANAIREHCSSMAPLLEKIAEAHRTSKADFDRVFAEVYPQCENISIDYAVLEPRSAKGEEGAEIYCLPGDFEWNDLGCWSALHEHAAGCPPESVSVANVFEGDDPLCISIDSTGNYVHAPGKVIALVGVSNLVVVQTKDALLITTRERSQEVGKVVAELKSAGREDLI
- a CDS encoding pyridoxal phosphate-dependent aminotransferase: MTTATATKIFADRIGRIEVSATMAITAAALKLKSEGVNLADFGAGEPHFSTPRHIKDAAIEAIEKNFTRYTNVAGVPEVRKAVVDRHACDFGSNYTPDECVFTTGGKLALFNAIQVLVDHGDEVILPVPYWVSFKDIIQYAGGKVVLVESKEEENFRITAKMIEAAITPKTKAIILNTPSNPSGAVVAPEDLEAIVRLAHKHGIYVLLDECYVYLTFTGEVVSGGSFTDCKEHIVVLGSLSKTYAMTGWRAGFALGPKAIIAAMSKLQSQSTSNTASMVQRASIAALTGSQECVSEMRADYIKLRDQTLAGFKTIPGLSCTVPQGAFYVYPNVKNFIGKGGIKSASDLAAKLLSEAHVVVVPGEAFGTAEHIRLSYAVSHDVVDEGVKRMRDYFATLS